One part of the Rhodothermales bacterium genome encodes these proteins:
- a CDS encoding ROK family protein — MNPSDYVIGFDLGGTRLKSGAVTRAGRIRAAGVMPSGYGMVPKKLLKAYRDEIKRIAGAMGEQPKAIGLAFSGAVDPRKGVVFLPGKVKGLEGFPIVELLEDAAGVPVIADNDGRISMYAEATYGAAKDHAWAMTITIGTGVGSGVRLDGKILRDPHLQFGTQMSHIVQQSNQGHLCITGARGTAEMLCSATALAMSVRNALQRGIESSLSDAYFKDPTSVDFKRVMQAVERGDRLCRDELDRWIEQLGWLLVSAVHVYAPEIIILCGGATLAADQFLEPLRQHVNRHIFRYPVGEPVPIVISNLSDHMGVLGTAARAWEWVGSLDRTS; from the coding sequence TTGAACCCCTCCGATTACGTCATCGGCTTCGATCTCGGCGGCACGCGGCTCAAGAGCGGCGCGGTGACGCGTGCGGGACGCATCCGGGCGGCCGGCGTGATGCCATCCGGGTACGGCATGGTGCCGAAGAAGCTCCTGAAAGCCTATCGCGACGAGATCAAGCGCATCGCGGGGGCGATGGGGGAGCAGCCGAAGGCGATCGGACTGGCGTTTTCCGGCGCCGTCGACCCGCGCAAGGGGGTTGTCTTTCTACCGGGTAAGGTGAAGGGGCTGGAGGGATTCCCGATCGTCGAATTGCTCGAGGACGCCGCCGGCGTGCCGGTCATCGCCGACAACGACGGACGCATCTCGATGTATGCCGAGGCGACCTATGGCGCCGCGAAGGATCACGCCTGGGCAATGACGATCACCATCGGGACGGGTGTCGGTTCGGGCGTCCGGCTCGACGGGAAAATCCTGCGGGATCCGCACCTCCAGTTCGGGACGCAGATGTCCCACATCGTGCAGCAATCCAACCAGGGCCACCTGTGCATCACCGGGGCCCGGGGCACGGCCGAGATGCTGTGTTCGGCCACCGCGCTGGCGATGTCCGTCCGCAACGCGCTCCAGCGCGGCATCGAGTCGAGCCTGAGCGACGCCTACTTCAAGGATCCGACGAGCGTCGACTTCAAGCGCGTGATGCAAGCCGTCGAGCGGGGCGACCGGCTCTGCCGGGACGAACTCGACCGCTGGATCGAGCAACTCGGCTGGCTGCTGGTCAGCGCGGTGCATGTCTACGCGCCGGAAATCATCATCCTCTGCGGCGGGGCCACGCTCGCCGCAGATCAGTTTCTGGAACCACTACGACAGCATGTCAACCGGCACATCTTCCGCTACCCGGTCGGCGAGCCCGTTCCGATCGTGATATCCAACCTGAGCGATCACATGGGGGTGCTGGGAACGGCGGCGCGGGCCTGGGAATGGGTGGGATCGCTCGATCGTACATCGTAA